The segment GCGGATACATTGTCCCATTCACTTCTTGAAGAAATTCAACTCCAAACAGCAAAAAGATCGGCTCTTGTCCTCCAGCAGGAAGAGTAGCTGTTAAAGTAATAGCAGCTTCAGTTTGAGGACCTATAACAATTTCGCTGCTTTCATCAGTATCCAGATTAAAAGTTTCCTCAGCAAAATCCACTTTACTTGCAGCGGCTACTAAACGCATATGAGTAGCACCTCCAGGAGCAGCAAAAGTATTCTGAGGAATAAAATCCGGAATGTTTCTGTTGCTTCACCCGTTGCTCTGTCTATAGCAGCCGTATAAGGCGCATACATGGTCGCATTCAGCTTTCCATTCTGATTGAACTCAAACCCTCTTAATAATTCAATGTCTCCATCAACAGCCGTTCTTTCTCCTCTAGCATTACGAGGTATCGCTTTTCACAACCTTCACCAATTCTCGAGTCATTCTGCTGGTCACCCGACTATCCGCAGCTTTCAAAAGCAACGGCCTTACAGAGGTTCTCAAAAGCCTCCCAGCTTTTCCAGCTCTCCCAAATTCAGATCCATTTTCTCTGGTCCTTTGGAAAGCAGGATGATTCTGAATTCTTGCTTTATCAACGCCTACCTTTTCCCTGGCTAAATAGCCATCCTTAGTTTTGTAAAAAGACAGATCCCCGATCTTTCCCTTTAGCTTAATCACTCCTTTTTGTCTTGCCATTTCTAAAATTATATTTGATGAGCAGACAAAGTGCTTCTCTCTATAGGCTGTTGTCAAAAATCCACTTCCGCCCCTGTTCATCATGACTTAAATGGCAAGTATTGTCGTTATAGCCTAAAGGAATTTGGCTATATTAGTGTATAGCATCCTTATGGATAAAGTATAGATAAAGTATGAAGTCATGTTATTGAAAAGAACCGTCATATATCCAAAGGACATTCAGCGCATCACAGGTAAAAGCGAACGCACCGGAAGAAGAATATTAGAAAAGATCCGAGAAAGAAAAGGAAAAGAAAAGCACCAGCTCATCACCGTTGCCGAGTTCGCAGACTACACTGGAATTGATGCCGAAACAGTCCAGGAATACCTCACCGATTAGCAGAGAAAAAGCCTATTCTAATCCCCAAATTACCCGCCTTTTATACATAATCTACCTTTTTGTGTATATTTAGTATATCAAAGAAAAGTTCTTTGGAAGTATGTGAGCAGGAATACAGTCATTAGATAGCACCAATATTATATGATAAATCAGGTGTCCAATTAGTGTCCATAAAAATTAAACCACTAATATATAACTGACAATCAACACCTTATAAGATTTAACGGTAGCCCAGGTGGGCCCACTTTCAAAAATCATTTTGATACAAAAAGCCTTAAATCTTACGATTTTTAGGCTTTTTTATTTTTTATCATTCAATAAAAACCAATTAATATCAAATAAAAAGTGTCCATTTGGTGTCCATTTTGAAATTGTATATTTTTGAACACTCGGCCCTTTCAAGCAAGTAGAGGCCGTTTTGCTGTCTGTTGTAATTATTTCTGCTCATGCTTTAGTGTCCATTTTAACATTACGCAACATGAGCAATTCAAAAAATCATTCATTAAGTACTTTACTGTATGTAAAGAAGCATCGCATCAAGGAAGGTTTAGCCCCTTTTGTATCTGCGAATTTCAACCACCAATTCGAGAGTAGAATATTCACTCAGTAGAAAAGTAGAATTCAAAAAGTGGAACTATAACAAGCAAAGGTTAGGAGGATCCACTCAGGAAACAAAAAAGTTAAATCGTTTCCTGGATCAACTAATAGATAGAATTCACAAAATTTATGAAGAGCTGATACTGAACCAAGAATATGTAACAGCCGAAGTAATTAGAAACAAACTTTTCAACCTGGAAGAAGAAAGCGAAATCACCCTACTCTATCTTTCAAAGTATCACTTAGAGAACTTCACAAACTAAAGTGGAGCACACTAAAACACTACAAAGTGACAGAGAGATATTTTCAAAGATTCCTAAAGGCAAAACACAAGTTAAGCGACATCCCTTTGAAAAGTATTGACTATAAATTTCTAATCGATTTTGAAGATTTCCTTCGCAATTGGAAACCAAAGGACCATCAAAAGGCACTAAATAATAATGGTGTGATGAAGCACATGATAAGATTTAGGAAACTTTTAAAACTAGCCCAAAGGCTCGATTGGATAGAAAAGAACCCATTTAAAAAATATCAAACCCATTTTGAAAAATTTGAAAGAGAATATCTGGATGGGAATGAACTTCAAGCCATTGAGGAAAAAGAGTTTAATATCCCAAGGCTCGAAATGGTAAGAGATATCTTTATATTCAGCTGTTATACAGGCCTATCTTATGTTGATATCTATCATTTATCGAAAGATAATATTTCTATAGGCATGGATGGTGAGAGATGGATTCATTTGAAAAGAAAAAAGAAAACGAATACATCCTTCTCGGTGATGCTTTTGCCAAAGGCAGAACACATTATTGAAAAATATACAGATCATCCAAGAGCTTTTGAAAATCAGCTTTTACCTGTTTTATCTAACCAAAAAACCAACGCCTATCTAAAGGAAATTGCAGATCTATGCGGCATAAAGAAAACGCTAACCTTTCATATAGCCCGACATACCTTTGCCACCACGGTTACTCTTACGAATGGAGTACCGATTGAAACAGTGAGCAAAATGTTAGGCCATACCAAGTTGGCCACCACACAGATTTACGCTAAAGTGGTCGAGAATAAAATAGGTGAAGATATGGCTGCACTAAAGCAGAAATTATCACAATCCGAGCAACTGAAAAAGGCAGATTAATCTGCCTTTTCTTTTTTACCGAGCAATATAATTTAATACCCAATAGTTTTAATTATTATATTTTAAATACAACAGTATACTTATGGAATAATATTTGATATCAAACGAACCAATATTTCAGTCAAAACAGAACCATTCTCCCCACTTTTGGAACCAATAATTAAACTATTAAACCCTATTGAAAAGTTGGGTGTTTGGATTAAGAGACCTATTTGACTATATCGTCTCTAGATCTAAAAATGAAAAACAACAACTATCAAAATCAGAATTTCATGAATGGAAGCAGAACCTCTTAAAAGAAGAAGAACGGCTAAGGCAAAGCTTAATGAAAATGGTCTTTGTCAATCAGGATGACCAAGCCATTGAAAGGCAAGTACAATTCTACCAGCACAAACTGATTACCATTTCAAAAGAGGTAGCCAATCAGATTGAATACCTCCAATTCCTTATGAGCGCATTATCAAAAAAGATGACTACAGATCTCAATTAGGGCATCTATTTCTTAAAATTCTCTCTGACCTATTAACCTTTATTGAAAATCACTTTGCCCGATATTTCAATCAGGACAGCGAAGTACCCACCACTTATTTTGAAAGGTCCAGTACACAGCTGCGCTATAAATTATTTAAATACGAAAGAGCTCGGAGACCTAAAAATATAGATCCTCCCCTTTTGAAAATTATTATTCATAGCATTCAAAAAGCAATAGACAACCCAAAAGGCATCTCCTACCGCAAGTTTATCTATTGTAAAACATTCCTTCTGAAATGCTGGTTATGCTTTCTCGAGATCCGAAAGGCATTAAGATGGAAAAACAGATTATTACCAACTTAATATATCTGAACTTCAATGTATTTGCCATTTACAATTACATTAGCAACCGACTTACTGAGCACTATCAAGCCAAATCCAATTATAATGATCAGCTACTGCAATTGCAGCTTTTCAAAAAGTTGATCAATCAATCTCATATAAAGCCTGATTTTGAATTTCATTCCAATACTCCAAGTCTTAAAGAAAGCCTTTTAATTTGGATTGAGGAGGAAATTGTGCTTTTGAAGAAAGAAAGCAGCTTTCAATTCAATACCAACAACCAGAGGTAGCCTGGAATAAAGCACATAAAACCAAAAAGCTTTACAGTACACTTTCAGTATCACAGCTAGCCTATTTCATGAGGTTATTGTCAAATGCTAACATTATAACCCTTGAAAGTAAAGCCAAATTAATTGAATTAATATCAGATAACTTTTCTACTACGAGTCAGAAAGACATCTCCGTTAAGAGCTTAAAAAATAAAATCTATTCACCCGAATTTTCAACAATTGAGAACATTCAAAATCTGTTAGAAAACTTAATCCAAATGACCGAAAAGGATAAAACGATAAATTAATTTAACTTTCTTTCATTTCAAAAACTGTATTTGAACCAAATGGAAAAGGGTTATGGAGTTATGACCGCTTTCCAACTGTTTTAGCATTTGGCACACTCCTTCTTTCCAGCTTTGCCAATGACAACAAACAAGTGAATGATTCTGGCAGCCGGAAATAATCACAACGAATGGCTTGAATTCAAACTGGAATTACTCGATGATTTCAGAAAGCTTTTAGCAGAACAAAAAGGGATCCCCACCAAAAAGTGGCTACGATCCGAAGAAGTCAAAAAGCTTTTAAACATCAGTCCGGGTACACTCCAAAATTTGAGAGTAAACGGCACACTCCCCTTCACAAAAATGGGTGGTGTTTTATACTACGATGCACAGGATATTCAAAATATCTTACAATCAAATAAGATAGGCTGAGATAAATGAGCAGAAAATAGTATGAAGAAACCGGTGAATTTTATTCACCAGTTTCTTTCCGCTATGGATAAAATATCTGAGGAGAAAAGCTTCAATCCAACACATGTAAGTCTTTATGTGAGCTTATTCACAAGGTGGAACTTAAACCATTTTAGAAACCCAATATCCATCAACAGAGAAGAGGTGATGACGATTTCTAAAATAGGTTCTAAAAACACCTATCATAAGTGCTTAAAGGATTTACAAAAAAGTGGATTTATTGATTACCTCCCTTCTCATAACCCTATGAAAGGCAGCCAAATCAACATGCTCAAAATCAGTACAACTACTGATACAAGCACTGAACAAGTGGTGGACAAGTACAATACAACTACTACACAAGTAGTGAGCCCTTCATTAAACAATATAAACAGTATAAACAATACAAAGAATATAGATATAGGCTCGAATAAAAATTCAACTAAAAAATTTAAGCCACCAAAATTAGACGAGGTGAAAAATTATCTCGAAAAGGAGAAATCAAAAGAATATGAACTACAGAAAAAAGAAATCGACCAGGAGGCCGAAAAATTCCTCAACTACTATTCAGCCAAAGGCTGGATAGTAGGCAAAAATTCAAAAATGAAAGACTGGCAAGCTGCTCTTCGCAACTGGTTATTGAATTACAAAAAATTCAACCCATCAGACACCAAACAAAACCAAGCCGGCCACCTCCACAACAACGAAATCAAAGACTATGATATACCCCTCTAACCTCTGCAGCATAAGGTCTGCAGAAACCAGCGCGCAGGAAGGTCGAAAATAGCGGGCCAGCTGCTGGATGCAGCGTTGAAGCATGATATTGTTGTGCCTTTTGAATACTTTTTGGCTAGAAAAAAGTTGAACTGACGACTCCTTTTCTTTGAGCGAGGGAAGGACAAAATAGCGGGCCAGCGGTAGCCATGCGGGTGGAAGCATCATTTTGCCTTGATTTTTGCAATACTTTTTATCAAGAAAAAGTATGAAACAGAAAACCTAAAACTATAAAGATAAAACTAATGAAAGCAAATACTCAGCAAATAAGCACAATCCCTAGGCGGGCTGGATTGGTGAAAAGGCGGGCCAGAGTTGGCCAGTGCATGGCAGCATCTTTTCACCATGCTTTTTGCATACTTTTTAGCTAGAAAAAGTATGAAGTAAATGACTTCAATATTTATTAATAAGGATTACGATGGCATCAAATGAAATAAACTTAAAGAACTATAGATCAAAAAAATTCCAATTCCACCACTGCTTAAACTTCCTTCAAAAAGCAGGACAAACAGAATTCGGAAATCACTTCAAAATCCATGAAGCCGATCATGAAATTCTCTTCAAAATACTGGCCTACTTCTATGAAGATGAAGAAATCTGTAGTGATAATAACATCTCATTGCGGAAAGGATTA is part of the Marivirga arenosa genome and harbors:
- a CDS encoding site-specific integrase; translation: MEKNPFKKYQTHFEKFEREYLDGNELQAIEEKEFNIPRLEMVRDIFIFSCYTGLSYVDIYHLSKDNISIGMDGERWIHLKRKKKTNTSFSVMLLPKAEHIIEKYTDHPRAFENQLLPVLSNQKTNAYLKEIADLCGIKKTLTFHIARHTFATTVTLTNGVPIETVSKMLGHTKLATTQIYAKVVENKIGEDMAALKQKLSQSEQLKKAD
- a CDS encoding Arm DNA-binding domain-containing protein, with the protein product MYLRISTTNSRVEYSLSRKVEFKKWNYNKQRLGGSTQETKKLNRFLDQLIDRIHKIYEELILNQEYVTAEVIRNKLFNLEEESEITLLYLSKYHLENFTN
- a CDS encoding helix-turn-helix domain-containing protein codes for the protein MILAAGNNHNEWLEFKLELLDDFRKLLAEQKGIPTKKWLRSEEVKKLLNISPGTLQNLRVNGTLPFTKMGGVLYYDAQDIQNILQSNKIG